TTTGGATACTTATTCTTATTAATGAGATCTATACATTCTTTACTAATGTATATCGTTGCAATACCTATAACTGATATATCGTTCATATTTAGAATAGATATAATCTTAGATAACTTATCTTTCTCATTTATCATTAGATCAACTAAAAAGAATTTTTTATGTTGATGCAGACAGTCTCTAGGAATAAGTATATATTTTATTGATTGTTCTGTGGAAGAGTAGTACCAGAGAATCTTGACATTTTCCTCAACTATATTCCTATTTACCAATGGTATGCATAATTCGCATCCCATCTCTATAGATATTGCTGTAGCTAATGGTATTGCTTCTTGAGATAGGCTAAATACATAGTCTATCTCCTCCTCACCAAGCCTTTCCTCTATTACTAAGGAATATAGTTCTATGAAACCTATATTTCTTGCAACATGTTGTGGCATATCTCTATATTTCTTAGCTATATCATATAGTAGTTCATCTATAATTTTCTTTTCGCTAAGCTTATTCTTTATATCTTCTACAACTTCATCACTTGGTATACCTAGGAAATTTATGTATTTCCATAAACTTTGGAATGGAATATCGAGAATCTTTTCAAGATCTCTTAGACTATAGAAATAATTTAAAGCTCTCAATATTTTTATAATTCTTAGTTTTTCTGCTCGTCGTACTGAGGTAGTGCTAGACATATTAGTTCCGTCACTACCACTGTTTTCTGCTGATAAAAAATATTTTTATGTAACGTCTTTAAAAATCCAACTAAGATCGGGAACATTCTTACGCTTTATACCTTCTTCAAGGATTGCATGTGCTATTAGTGGAAGAGCTATAGTTGCATCAACATATACAACTCTCTTCTTAGCCTTAGGAGCGACCTTGCCCCAGCTTACTGCTTCCTCAAGTGTAGCTCCTGATAAGCCTCCCCATTGTGGTGCATCTGTCGTTATCTGTACGACATATTCTAGTGGTTTATAGTAATCCTTTATTCCTTCTTTTTCTGCAATAATTGTTTGTGCTACTGTAACTAGATTGACATAGTCTTTAGGTACTCCACCTCCTATATATATAGCTGAAAGTTTTTCAGATCTCCTCCCAATCTCAACAATTTGATCAAAGTCTTTTACCATATCTAGAACAATATTATGTCCCCTTTCTCTAATAGCCATGATAGCTGCAATACCATATCCACTATCAACTAGTGCTGGTGAGAAGACCGGTACCTTTTTCCTATATGCAGCGGCTACAATACTATCAATATTTCTTTCATTTAAATATCTTCCAAATAGATATAAGAATTCTGCTGTTGAGTATATAGAACCCTTTGGTAATGTATATATGAACTCTTTTATTAGGTTCTCCATCTTTCTATAATTAAGTTCACTTGCATATACATCATAAAATCTATCTATCTTATACTTCAATAGTTCACTATCATCTACATAGGGACTCCCCTTATAATAACTAAATCCCATAGCCTCATATATATCTTCAGATATATTAGCACCTGTAGATACAACAACATCTACATATCTATTCTCAATAAACCACTTGATAATTTTCCACATACCAGCAGTACTCATAGATCCTGCAAGACCTAAGAATATAGTTGTATTAGGTTCTTGAAGCATTTCAACGATTATCTTATATACTTCACCTAGGGCTCTCCCCTGATATGCTGTATCTGCCATATCCCTCAAAATCTCAGATATACTCCTACCTCTCACTTCTATAGTCTTCAATTTCTCTATTAGATATGGATTTGATTCCTCAACTACCTCTTTATCCATTTTAAACACTTCAAGGCTTTAATCATATCTCTGGTTAAAAGCTTTAATCCTTTTACAACATTATATCAGTAAATGCTGGTGTAATGGTATAATGAAAGATGTTGTATTTATGTTTGAGGTTCATCAGCCATATAGATTGAGAAGGGATATCAATATAAATATGATTAGAAAGGCTTTTGAAAGGAAACTAAATGTTGATTCACTTGAAGATCTATTATTTGACGAGGAACAGAATAGAGCAATATTAGAGAGAGTAGCTAGGAAATGCTATATACCTGCAACGAGAATACTTATAGATGTGAATAGAGAGCTTAAGAAACAAGGAAAGATGTTTAAGATTGCTCTTAGCATAAGCGGAACCTTATTAGAACAATCAATTAAATGGAATAGAGCTATCATAGATATATTTAGTGAAGCTGTTGCAGAGGGATTTGTGGAACTTATTGATCAAACATATTACCATAGTCTTGCATCACTATTTCCAACAAGTGATGAATTTATTGAGCAGTTAGCATATCATAGAGGGTTGATAAAGGATATATTTGGAGTAGAACCACAAGTTGCTGAAAATACAGAGTTTATATTCAATAACGATATTGCAAACATATTTGACAGACTCGGATATAAAGTTGTTTTAACAGAAGGTGTGGATCACATACTCGGCTGGAGAAGTCCTAACTATGTATATAGAGCATGGAATTCTGATCTAAGAGTTCTTGTACGCAACTATAGATTAAGTGACGATATAGGATTCAGATTTTCGGATAGAAAATGGGATCAGTATCCATTGACAAGCGATAAATATGCAGATTGGATTGCATCAACATCTGGAGATGTAATTTTTATAGCTATAGACTATGAAACCTTTGGCGAACATCATGATCCTTCAACTGGTATATACGAGTTTCTAAGATGGCTACCTAGTAAGTTGATAGAAAGAGGAGTTAACGTTGAGTTTCCCTCTATTGCTGCTTTCAACCATACACCAAAAGATTTCTATGATGTACCTCCATGGACAACTATAAGCTGGGCTGATGAAAGAGATCTCTCAGCATGGCTTGGAAATGAATTACAGAGATCAGCTTTTGAGTTATATCTATATCTAGAGCCTTATGTTAAAGCTGTCGGAGGAGTATATCTCGATATTTGGAGAAAGCTTGGTTCTAGTGATCACTATTACTATATGGCTACAAAAGGTGGGAGTGCTGGAGAAGTACATTCATATTTCTCTCCCTATAAAGATGTTGTAACTGCCTATAGAGTCTATATCGAGGCCCTAACTACTTTAGCTATGATGCTCTCTGAAACCATTATGAGCAATCCACAGAAGTATGCTATCCATATCACTGTTCCTCCATCGAGAGCATTCCATTTCTATCTAGCTCCAGGTAAACCTCTTGGAGTTAAATGTAGAAATTTGCTAGAGCTTCTAGCCTCGTTACAGAGTGTGCCCATAGAATCAATAGTATATCATCTAAAGAGAGGAGATCTCTCAGCGTGGTTAAGAAATACTCTATTCCTAGATGATCTAGCTATGAAGTTAGATGAATTTGCTAAGTCTATGGAGTATAGGGAGATGGTTAAACAGAGAGATGTTATTCGTGATAAAGTTATAGAAATTATTAAGCAAACACTATTTTACTCCACATAAATAGTTATTATAGTTATTAAAGTATCTCACTTTTTATCTAGATCTAGATGTCGAACTAATGATTAGGCGGAAAGGTAAGTAGATTATGGCTATATATATACTTCCAGATTCTGTCATTTACACTGTTGGTGATACAGCTAAGGTTAACGTCTCTATCAGAAAACCTGAGAAATGTCAGGATGAATCTGTAGAAATAGAGTTTAAAGCTATGACTAGAAACGATGTTGGAGGTATTGAGGTTTTTAGTAGTAAAGATGTTGTTAAAATGACAGGGAATTCTACTGATATAGTCTACACCTTTGATGTAAAACCTAGTGTAATACGTATAACTAAGGAATATTCCATACTTTATATTGAGGCTACAGCTAAAATGTGTGACTATAAGGATAAGGATTCCACAATAGTGTATATATATCCAGAGACTAAACATCTCGTAGATCTTGTCATTGTTTGGCATCATCATCAACCACCAAATTATCTTCCAAATGGGTTATATTTTGCTGATTATCCATTTAGATGGGTATGGTTTAATCTATTTGAGCCCTATACCACTGGAGGTCCTTACTATGTTCATGCAACTGTATACAAGATGTTTCCAAATGTTAAAACTACAGTACATCTCTCACCAAGTCTTTTAGCACAGTGGAGAAATGCTATAGAGAATGGATATGTTATGGAGAATGGGACAAAGATCTCTAAGGAGGATAAAACGATATCTATGATAGCCACTACATTAAATATGTACAGAGAGTTGGCATCAAATGGTGTTATAGAGATTCTTACATCAGTTTATGCACATACTATTGCGGGATATGTTATAGATAGACTTGGAATGGATGGAATTATCCGTGAAGAACTTGAAATAGGTAAGGAAACTACAAAAACAGTAATGGGGGTAGAACCTGTTGGTGTATGGACCCCTGAAATGGCGTGGCATAATAGACTTACAGAGCTATATCACGATACTGGTATAAGGTATACAATATTATGTGGCAAGAGTCATTTTCCTAGAGCTATAGGAGATAGGGGAAGTCCATATGAGCTATATAGAATTGTATATGGGGGTAAATATATAAATATTCTATTTAGAGACCAAGAGATAAGTGATATTATAGGATTCAACAATAATTTTCCTATGCTTAATATGGCTTTTGAGACTGCTAGAGATGTAGTTAGAAGGATTGTTTCTAGAAGGGGTATTGTGACAATAGCTCTTGATGGAGAGAACTGGATGATATTCTCAAAGTATCCTAGTAATACCTATCCATTCCTCTACTATCTATACCAACTCATAGATAGTGCTCAGAGAAAAGGGTTTATAAGATGTCTACTTGGGAGAGATGTTGTAGAGATATATAGAGATAGGAGTAGGAAGCTAATCTATATATCTACAAATTCATGGATTAATGGATTTAGTAAGTGGGATGGAGAGATACCAGAACAAAAATATATGTGGTATGAAGTATCACGTGCATATGATATGATTAGACTTTATAGAGATGTCTATGGCGATAAAAATGGTGTTAAGAGAGCTAAATGGGCTTTATATCATGCAATAGATAGTGATTTTTGGTGGGCAGATTTCTGGAACCCTAGGGTAATTAAGGAATGGATTAACGAGGTATATAGATCTCTTTATCTATATAGAGAATAGCTTTTCATGAATATATTAGGTTCTCTATATGAGCATCTCTAGGTATTTCTTTATGGGGCCATACCTTAGTATTAATTAGAATAACATTATCTTCTATAACAGTGTTATCACCTATTACACTATTTA
Above is a genomic segment from Ignisphaera aggregans DSM 17230 containing:
- a CDS encoding glycoside hydrolase family 57 (COGs: COG1449 Alpha-amylase/alpha-mannosidase~InterPro IPR004300~KEGG: cma:Cmaq_1371 glycoside hydrolase family protein~PFAM: glycoside hydrolase family 57~SPTR: A8M8X8 Glycoside hydrolase family 57~PFAM: Glycosyl hydrolase family 57), producing MAIYILPDSVIYTVGDTAKVNVSIRKPEKCQDESVEIEFKAMTRNDVGGIEVFSSKDVVKMTGNSTDIVYTFDVKPSVIRITKEYSILYIEATAKMCDYKDKDSTIVYIYPETKHLVDLVIVWHHHQPPNYLPNGLYFADYPFRWVWFNLFEPYTTGGPYYVHATVYKMFPNVKTTVHLSPSLLAQWRNAIENGYVMENGTKISKEDKTISMIATTLNMYRELASNGVIEILTSVYAHTIAGYVIDRLGMDGIIREELEIGKETTKTVMGVEPVGVWTPEMAWHNRLTELYHDTGIRYTILCGKSHFPRAIGDRGSPYELYRIVYGGKYINILFRDQEISDIIGFNNNFPMLNMAFETARDVVRRIVSRRGIVTIALDGENWMIFSKYPSNTYPFLYYLYQLIDSAQRKGFIRCLLGRDVVEIYRDRSRKLIYISTNSWINGFSKWDGEIPEQKYMWYEVSRAYDMIRLYRDVYGDKNGVKRAKWALYHAIDSDFWWADFWNPRVIKEWINEVYRSLYLYRE
- a CDS encoding deoxyhypusine synthase (COGs: COG1899 Deoxyhypusine synthase~InterPro IPR002773~KEGG: smr:Smar_0501 putative deoxyhypusine synthase~PFAM: deoxyhypusine synthase~SPTR: A3DLU9 Deoxyhypusine synthase~PFAM: Deoxyhypusine synthase~TIGRFAM: deoxyhypusine synthase): MDKEVVEESNPYLIEKLKTIEVRGRSISEILRDMADTAYQGRALGEVYKIIVEMLQEPNTTIFLGLAGSMSTAGMWKIIKWFIENRYVDVVVSTGANISEDIYEAMGFSYYKGSPYVDDSELLKYKIDRFYDVYASELNYRKMENLIKEFIYTLPKGSIYSTAEFLYLFGRYLNERNIDSIVAAAYRKKVPVFSPALVDSGYGIAAIMAIRERGHNIVLDMVKDFDQIVEIGRRSEKLSAIYIGGGVPKDYVNLVTVAQTIIAEKEGIKDYYKPLEYVVQITTDAPQWGGLSGATLEEAVSWGKVAPKAKKRVVYVDATIALPLIAHAILEEGIKRKNVPDLSWIFKDVT
- a CDS encoding Alpha-amylase (COGs: COG1449 Alpha-amylase/alpha-mannosidase~InterPro IPR004300~KEGG: smr:Smar_1389 glycoside hydrolase family protein~PFAM: glycoside hydrolase family 57~PRIAM: Alpha-amylase~SPTR: A3DPC0 Glycoside hydrolase, family 57~PFAM: Glycosyl hydrolase family 57); amino-acid sequence: MKDVVFMFEVHQPYRLRRDININMIRKAFERKLNVDSLEDLLFDEEQNRAILERVARKCYIPATRILIDVNRELKKQGKMFKIALSISGTLLEQSIKWNRAIIDIFSEAVAEGFVELIDQTYYHSLASLFPTSDEFIEQLAYHRGLIKDIFGVEPQVAENTEFIFNNDIANIFDRLGYKVVLTEGVDHILGWRSPNYVYRAWNSDLRVLVRNYRLSDDIGFRFSDRKWDQYPLTSDKYADWIASTSGDVIFIAIDYETFGEHHDPSTGIYEFLRWLPSKLIERGVNVEFPSIAAFNHTPKDFYDVPPWTTISWADERDLSAWLGNELQRSAFELYLYLEPYVKAVGGVYLDIWRKLGSSDHYYYMATKGGSAGEVHSYFSPYKDVVTAYRVYIEALTTLAMMLSETIMSNPQKYAIHITVPPSRAFHFYLAPGKPLGVKCRNLLELLASLQSVPIESIVYHLKRGDLSAWLRNTLFLDDLAMKLDEFAKSMEYREMVKQRDVIRDKVIEIIKQTLFYST
- a CDS encoding hypothetical protein (KEGG: hbu:Hbut_0727 hypothetical protein~SPTR: A2BKS0 Conserved archaeal protein) — encoded protein: MSSTTSVRRAEKLRIIKILRALNYFYSLRDLEKILDIPFQSLWKYINFLGIPSDEVVEDIKNKLSEKKIIDELLYDIAKKYRDMPQHVARNIGFIELYSLVIEERLGEEEIDYVFSLSQEAIPLATAISIEMGCELCIPLVNRNIVEENVKILWYYSSTEQSIKYILIPRDCLHQHKKFFLVDLMINEKDKLSKIISILNMNDISVIGIATIYISKECIDLINKNKYPNLLYLYVI